In Rhodoferax koreense, a genomic segment contains:
- the cobA gene encoding uroporphyrinogen-III C-methyltransferase produces the protein MNTPPDASTASLVAAADRAFPNARPSGSASGRCTLVGAGPGDPELLTIKALRAIQAATVLLVDDLVNEDIVSFASPTARIVHVGKRGGCKSTPQAFIEKLMVMAAREGETVVRLKGGDPFIFGRGGEEVEHLRAAGIEVDVVNGITSGLAAVTSVGVPLTHREHAHGVVFVTGHAKPGDTGTDWRALAATAHSAKLTLVIYMGVSGVRHIQDELLTGLPASTPVAVVQNATLATQRQALTSLGSLCETIARERLGSPSIMIIGDVVCGMQAVQQPETAAGSDLRAQRSA, from the coding sequence ATGAACACACCTCCCGATGCATCCACCGCCAGCCTCGTCGCCGCAGCCGACAGGGCCTTTCCGAACGCACGGCCCTCCGGCAGCGCCAGCGGCCGCTGCACCCTGGTTGGCGCCGGCCCGGGCGATCCGGAACTGCTGACGATCAAGGCCCTGCGTGCGATCCAGGCCGCCACCGTGCTGCTGGTCGACGACCTGGTGAACGAGGACATCGTCAGCTTCGCCTCACCCACCGCACGCATCGTGCACGTGGGCAAACGCGGCGGTTGCAAATCCACGCCGCAGGCCTTCATCGAAAAACTCATGGTGATGGCCGCGCGCGAAGGCGAAACCGTGGTGCGGCTCAAGGGCGGCGACCCGTTCATCTTCGGCCGCGGCGGCGAAGAGGTGGAACACCTGCGCGCGGCCGGCATCGAGGTGGACGTGGTCAACGGCATCACCTCGGGCCTGGCGGCCGTGACCTCGGTCGGCGTGCCGCTGACACACCGCGAGCACGCCCACGGCGTGGTGTTCGTCACCGGCCACGCCAAGCCTGGCGACACCGGCACCGACTGGCGCGCGCTCGCCGCCACGGCCCACAGTGCCAAGCTGACGCTGGTGATCTACATGGGCGTGAGCGGCGTGCGGCACATCCAGGACGAGTTGTTGACCGGGCTGCCGGCCAGCACGCCCGTGGCCGTGGTGCAGAACGCCACGCTGGCCACCCAGCGCCAGGCGCTGACCAGCCTGGGCTCGCTCTGCGAGACCATCGCGCGCGAACGGCTGGGCAGCCCGTCGATCATGATCATCGGCGACGTGGTATGCGGCATGCAGGCCGTGCAGCAGCCCGAAACTGCCGCCGGAAGCGATCTGCGCGCGCAACGCAGCGCCTGA